From Camelina sativa cultivar DH55 chromosome 20, Cs, whole genome shotgun sequence, the proteins below share one genomic window:
- the LOC104772766 gene encoding uncharacterized protein LOC104772766 — translation MLCGVFIPETRESFAMAFVYGYNTLAQRRDLWADLKSIAQSSPARGSPLLVVGDFNQILTANEHFSVLSHPLPLSGMSDFSSCLEETDLADLPSRGAFYTWKNNQPEDPVLRKLDRAMANDSWRVNFPETLVVFDPPGDSDHSPALICTSSHIAGSKKSFKYFSFLSSHPRFKKVVDEAWNSEILQKSRVRWLAEGDANTAFFFNSVVANQEVTPLLVEGVRSLVPFRCTSGLASQLLEFPSAGDIRRTIASLPKSKAPGPDCFPVEFYREAWDIVGQETVVAVQEFFTSGHLPGNFNATAITLIPKTPGADTIPQFRPISCCTTVYKIIARLLKQKLKLFISYAVQGNQVGFIQGRHLCENVLLATELVSDFHASETRTRGCLQVDLAKAYDNLNWQFLVNVLIAIDLPPTFIDWLQQCFTSPSFSLAINGELVGFFPGKKGLRQGDPLSSLLFVLALDVLSKKLDKIAMNQSFGPHPLCLAPLITHLSFTNHMLIFFDGQEASLEGILAILEDFKQESGLGINRDKTALFLDGENLEENKLIADRAGLVQGSFPVRYLGVPLSSKKMTRQDFQPLLDRIRAKFNSWTVRKLSFAGRIQLIQSVVYSTITFWASIFVLPNGLLEEIESMCSAFLWKGSPDSALGAKVSWDSVCTPKENGGLGLKRLVNWNKVLALKLIWGVSFWEVNATSAGSWIWRSLCKLRPLARPFVVCEVGSGITCNFWTDNWTSLGPLLDITGEAGPRVSGLPLHVVVADAVVNGQWWISTSRSRSPIIQLLKSCLPPIPSSVVTQGEDEDDQFLWKIGDAQASDSFSTAATWKYLYPPGPIVDWFDSVWIKGRIPKHSFIAWLISRHRLHTRDRLVRWGLLVPSVCLLCNTHDETRQHLFFDCPYADEIWRHFTDKAQVVSPLEFETRARWLRQPSRNKNVATILRLAYQASMYAIWRERNSRLHLATSRPASAVLLEIKTILQLHLGVTRYWRHWVVFAKFLVFK, via the exons ATGCTATGTGGAGTCTTTATCCCAGAAACTAGGGAAAGCTTTGCTATGGCTTTTGTTTATGGTTATAACACTCTGGCTCAGAGGAGAGATCTTTGGGCTGATTTGAAGAGTATTGCTCAGAGTTCCCCAGCAAGAGGGTCACCTTTGTTGGTTGTCGGGGACTTCAATCAAATCCTGACAGCAAACGAGCATTTTTCTGTGTTGTCGCACCCTTTGCCTCTTTCGGGTATGTCAGACTTCTCAAGTTGTTTAGAGGAAACTGATCTTGCTGATCTGCCAAGTCGAGGAGCTTTCTACACTTGGAAGAATAACCAACCAGAGGATCCGGTTTTGAGAAAGTTGGATAGAGCAATGGCAAATGACAGCTGGAGAGTGAACTTTCCTGAAACCTTAGTAGTTTTTGATCCTCCTGGCGACTCTGATCATTCCCCGGCACTGATTTGCACTTCATCACACATCGCAGGGAGTAAGAAGTCTTTCAAGTATTTCTCCTTTCTGTCCTCTCATCCTAGGTTCAAAAAGGTGGTTGATGAAGCCTGGAACTCGGAGATCCT GCAGAAGTCAAGAGTGAGATGGCTAGCAGAGGGGGATGCAAACACAGCTTTCTTTTTTAACTCAGTTGTCGCGAATCAAG AGGTTACTCCATTGTTGGTGGAAGGTGTAAGGAGTCTGGTTCCTTTCAGATGCACGTCGGGACTGGCGAGCCAACTTCTTGAGTTTCCTTCTGCAGGGGATATCAGGAGAACTATTGCCTCTTTGCCTAAATCAAAGGCACCAGGGCCAGACTGTTTCCCGGTAGAATTTTACAGGGAGGCTTGGGACATAGTAGGTCAGGAAACAGTGGTTGCAGTTCAGGAGTTTTTCACTTCTGGTCATTTGCCAGGGAATTTCAATGCAACAGCCATTACTCTCATACCAAAAACTCCAGGAGCAGATACGATTCCACAATTCCGTCCCATTTCCTGTTGTACGACTGTTTATAAGATTATAGCTAGGCTGTTGAAGCAAAAGCTCAAGCTTTTTATCTCATATGCAGTCCAAGGAAATCAGGTGGGGTTTATACAAGGCAGACACCTGTGTGAGAATGTCCTACTCGCTACAGAACTAGTCAGTGATTTCCACGCCAGCGAAACTAGAACTCGAGGTTGTCTTCAGGTGGACTTGGCCAAAGCCTATGATAATTTGAACTGGCAGTTCCTTGTAAATGTTCTGATAGCAATTGACCTCCCTCCTACATTTATTGATTGGCTCCAACAGTGCTTCACCAGCCCTTCTTTCAGTCTCGCGATTAATGGAGAACTCGTTGGTTTCTTCCCAGGTAAGAAGGGGTTGCGACAGGGTGATCCATTATCATCTCTTCTGTTTGTTCTGGCTCTGGATGTTTTATCAAAGAAACTCGATAAAATTGCTATGAATCAGTCTTTCGGTCCTCATCCGCTTTGTTTGGCTCCTTTGATTACTCATTTGAGTTTTACGAATCATATGCTCATATTCTTTGATGGTCAAGAAGCTTCCCTGGAAGGAATTTTGGCGATTCTAGAGGACTTTAAACAGGAGTCTGGGCTAGGGATTAACAGAGACAAGACGGCTCTTTTTCTAGATGGAGAAAATCTTGAGGAGAACAAATTGATTGCTGATAGAGCAGGGTTAGTTCAAGGCTCTTTCCCGGTTCGTTACTTGGGAGTCCCCTTATCCTCGAAGAAGATGACTAGACAAGATTTTCAACCTCTACTGGATAGGATTCGAGCCAAGTTTAACTCTTGGACAGTGAGGAAACTATCTTTTGCGGGTAGGATTCAGCTGATTCAATCGGTTGTGTACTCCACCATCACCTTTTGGGCCTCTATCTTCGTTCTCCCAAATGGACTACTGGAGGAAATTGAATCTATGTGCAGTGCTTTTCTTTGGAAGGGATCACCGGATTCAGCTCTTGGTGCAAAGGTCTCTTGGGACTCAGTCTGTACTCCAAAAGAAAATGGAGGTTTGGGGTTGAAGAGGTTGGTCAATTGGAACAAAGTCTTGGCTCTCAAATTGATTTGG GGAGTCAGTTTTTGGGAAGTCAATGCTACTTCGGCAGGTAGCTGGATTTGGCGGAGTCTCTGCAAGCTGCGGCCTTTAGCAAGACCCTTTGTGGTGTGTGAAGTTGGCTCTGGAATAACATGCAATTTCTGGACAGATAATTGGACTTCCCTCGGTCCTTTGCTGGATATCACGGGAGAGGCAGGCCCAAGAGTCTCTGGTCTTCCTCTTCATGTGGTTGTAGCAGATGCGGTGGTTAATGGTCAATGGTGGATATCCACCAGTAGGAGTCGTAGCCCAATCATTCAGTTACTGAAGTCTTGCCTCCCACCTATCCCCTCTTCGGTTGTTACTCAAGGggaggatgaagatgatcaGTTCTTGTGGAAAATTGGAGATGCTCAGGCGTCTGACTCGTTCTCAACAGCTGCAACCTGGAAATATCTTTATCCTCCAGGGCCTATAGTGGATTGGTTTGACTCGGTTTGGATCAAGGGGAGGATCCCCAAACATTCCTTCATTGCTTGGCTAATCTCACGACACAGACTCCATACGCGGGATCGGTTGGTGCGTTGGGGTCTGTTGGTTCCCTctgtttgtcttctttgtaATACTCATGACGAGACTCGACAACACTTATTTTTTGATTGCCCTTACGCTGATGAGATATGGCGACATTTCACTGATAAAGCTCAAGTAGTTTCTCCACTGGAATTTGAGACTCGAGCGAGATGGTTAAGACAACCTTCAAGGAACAAAAATGTGGCTACTATTCTTAGATTGGCTTACCAAGCCTCCATGTATGCTATCTGGAGGGAGAGAAATTCCCGACTCCACCTTGCCACTTCTAGACCCGCTTCTGCAGTTCTGTTGGAAATAAAAACCAT
- the LOC104771510 gene encoding uncharacterized protein LOC104771510 isoform X1, producing MGDGDEQSRELENSSSSRVPSVANAEARMKFASVDALSELVWSPRNGLSLRCADFSFTGTAKLLSPNFFDSGQTNMELRSNSTSIEQQQQQEEDETVDVQLRTQDQVNQACSGMNRPFSGIGGSVEDKVEINDDIESEEAGSSKRSSDSPRAIGGKTEALLRMESAGSQEEPTNRGDKEEEDKMNINRVDRLESMDENNLTTLAVVACEGKGEYFPEGEPDVEKAGPSVSYSRHAKEKGKEKALSDENFEGDENDDESFGSVESCNSAGLLSRGKKRPGFEQQLILGSKRLKTLSQECLGSTSKLKQDSSFMNWISNMTKGIWKGNEEDDSPFVTLTTTTSDANGHGHGHGQVNVIIDQQELNPCCVKESSGCRNTGFQSFFQSIYCPKKQSQDAVEMDISNDANPTSLQELPWIPEQCEITKEDHLSLSGNEIGPVAEPNISSGKDGFNQTSEPLSSENKHEDNKEPNISLMPLSKSKPNEEPKVRGEADGKVSPCVTNRNSGLESLWISRFSSKSSFPQKKASITTKEGNDSASDAAKARDSQIMLAADNVLKQNKAPTVSPMRIESSEIMASLFARKLEAVKRIIPSSLAENADEEQMNLICFYCGKKGHCLRDCLEVTDIELRDLVQNITARNRREEVSSLCIRCFQLSHWAATCPNAPLYSSGVEDKAIKHALASTSGSKLLPLTGFTDVPKAVFDAVQVLRLTRTHVLKWLNTKKTVSGLEGFFLRLRLGKWEEGLGGTGYYVARIDGATEVQSSRKHSESSSISVKVKGMTCLVESQFISNHDFLEEELKVWWRSVEKSTGRSGDGIPSAEELIRKIQQRKMLGF from the exons ATGGGAGATGGAGATGAGCAAAGTAGAGAGCTAGAGAATTCGTCTTCGAGTCGTGTACCTAGTGTTGCAAATGCAGAAGCAAGAATGAAGTTTGCTTCCGTGGATGCTTTATCAGAGTTAGTTTGGTCTCCTCGGAACGGTCTAAGCCTAAGATGTGCAGATTTCAGTTTCACTGGAACGGCAAAATTACTCTCTCCTAACTTCTTTGATTCAGGACAAACCAACATGGAGCTTCGTTCCAATAGCACAAGTATCGAACAGCAGCAACagcaagaagaagacgaaacgGTAGATGTCCAGTTGAGAACACAAGATCAAGTTAACCAAGCGTGTAGCGGGATGAATAGACCATTTTCAG gGATTGGTGGTTCTGTTGAGGATAAGGTTGAAATCAATGATGATATAGAGAGTGAAGAAGCAGGAAGTTCCAAAAGATCGTCAG ATTCTCCCCGAGCTATTGGAGGAAAAACAGAAGCTTTGTTGAGGATGGAAAGTGCTGGATCTCAAGAAGAACCGACTAACCGtggagataaagaagaagaggataagaTGAATATTAATCGAGTTGATCGTTTAGAATCAATGGATGAGAACAACCTCACAACTCTTGCTGTTGTAGCATGTGAAGGCAAAGGTGAATACTTTCCGGAAGGTGAGCCTGATGTTGAGAAGGCTGGACCAAGTGTCTCTTATAGTCGTCATGCcaaagagaaagggaaagaaaaagcTTTATCTGATGAAAACTTTGAGGGTGATGAGAATGACGATGAGAGTTTCGGGAGTGTAGAAAGTTGCAATAGTGCGGGTTTGCTCTCAAGGGGAAAGAAAAGACCAGGGTTTGAGCAACAGCTGATTCTTGGAAGCAAACGGCTCAAAACGCTAAGTCAAGAATGTTTGGGGTCAACTTCAAAGCTCAAGCAAGATAGTTCCTTTATGAATTGGATATCAAACATGACAAAAGGAATCTGGAAAGGTAATGAAGAAGACGATTCTCCTTTTGTAACTCTTACTACCACCACTTCAGATGCTAATGGTCATGGCCATGGCCATGGCCAAGTCAATGTGATTATTGACCAACAAGAACTGAATCCATGCTGTGTGAAGGAAAGCAGCGGATGCAGAAACACTGGTTTCCAGTCTTTTTTCCAGTCTATATATTGTCCGAAGAAACAAAGTCAAGATGCCGTGGAGATGGATATCTCGAATGATGCTAATCCTACTTCTTTGCAGGAACTTCCCTGGATTCCTGAACAATGTGAGATTACCAAAGAGGATCACTTGTCTTTATCTGGTAATGAGATTGGTCCAGTGGCTGAACCCAACATTTCATCAGGAAAAGATGGATTTAATCAGACAAGCGAACCGCTCTCGTCAGAGAACAAACATGAGGATAACAAAGAGCCAAACATCTCTTTGATGCCTCTTAGTAAGTCTAAGCCGAACGAAGAGCCAAAAGTCCGCGGTGAAGCTGATGGGAAGGTTAGTCCGTGTGTAACCAACAGAAACTCTGGTCTTGAAAGTTTGTGGATAAGCAGATTTTCTTCTAAGAGTTCATTCCCTCAGAAAAAGGCCAGTATAACGACTAAAGAGGGCAATGATTCAGCCTCAGACGCAGCTAAAGCCCGTGATTCACAGATAATGCTGGCAGCcgataatgttttaaaacagaACAAGGCGCCCACAGTTTCTCCAATGAGGATAGAGTCTTCAGAAATAATGGCTTCTTTGTTTGCAAGAAAGTTAGAAGCTGTCAAACGTATCATTCCAAGTTCCTTAGCTGAGAACGCAGACGAGGAACAGATGAATCTAATTTGTTTCTACTGCGGTAAAAAGGGTCACTGTTTACGAGATTGTCTGGAAGTAACTGATATTGAGCTCAGAGATCTAGTACAGAACATAACTGCTCGgaatagaagagaagaagtgtCAAGCCTATGCATTAGATGTTTTCAGCTAAGTCACTGGGCTGCAACATGCCCGAATGCTCCACTGTATAGTTCAGGAGTAGAAGATAAAGCGATAAAGCACGCTTTAGCTTCTACCTCTGGCTCAAAGCTGCTGCCCTTAACTGGTTTCACAGACGTACCAAAAGCAGTCTTTGACGCTGTTCAAGTTCTTCGCTTGACCCGCACACACGTTCTCAA ATGGCTAAATACCAAGAAGACTGTATCGGGTCTTGAAGGGTTCTTCTTGCGGTTAAGGCTCGGGAAATGGGAAGAAGGGCTTGGTGGAACAGGGTACTACGTAGCCCGCATAGATG GGGCCACAGAGGTGCAAAGCTCAAGGAAACATTCAGAGAGTAGCTCGATTTCAGTTAAGGTTAAAGGGATGACTTGCCTTGTTGAGTCTCAGTTTATCTCAAACCATGACTTTCTTGag GAGGAGTTGAAGGTGTGGTGGCGGAGCGTCGAGAAAAGTACCGGTAGAAGCGGCGATGGCATCCCGTCGGCAGAGGAACTTATTCGGAAAATTCAGCAGAGAAAGATGTTAGGCTTTTAG
- the LOC104771510 gene encoding uncharacterized protein LOC104771510 isoform X2: MLYQRQTNMELRSNSTSIEQQQQQEEDETVDVQLRTQDQVNQACSGMNRPFSGIGGSVEDKVEINDDIESEEAGSSKRSSDSPRAIGGKTEALLRMESAGSQEEPTNRGDKEEEDKMNINRVDRLESMDENNLTTLAVVACEGKGEYFPEGEPDVEKAGPSVSYSRHAKEKGKEKALSDENFEGDENDDESFGSVESCNSAGLLSRGKKRPGFEQQLILGSKRLKTLSQECLGSTSKLKQDSSFMNWISNMTKGIWKGNEEDDSPFVTLTTTTSDANGHGHGHGQVNVIIDQQELNPCCVKESSGCRNTGFQSFFQSIYCPKKQSQDAVEMDISNDANPTSLQELPWIPEQCEITKEDHLSLSGNEIGPVAEPNISSGKDGFNQTSEPLSSENKHEDNKEPNISLMPLSKSKPNEEPKVRGEADGKVSPCVTNRNSGLESLWISRFSSKSSFPQKKASITTKEGNDSASDAAKARDSQIMLAADNVLKQNKAPTVSPMRIESSEIMASLFARKLEAVKRIIPSSLAENADEEQMNLICFYCGKKGHCLRDCLEVTDIELRDLVQNITARNRREEVSSLCIRCFQLSHWAATCPNAPLYSSGVEDKAIKHALASTSGSKLLPLTGFTDVPKAVFDAVQVLRLTRTHVLKWLNTKKTVSGLEGFFLRLRLGKWEEGLGGTGYYVARIDGATEVQSSRKHSESSSISVKVKGMTCLVESQFISNHDFLEEELKVWWRSVEKSTGRSGDGIPSAEELIRKIQQRKMLGF; this comes from the exons ATGCTTTATCAGA GACAAACCAACATGGAGCTTCGTTCCAATAGCACAAGTATCGAACAGCAGCAACagcaagaagaagacgaaacgGTAGATGTCCAGTTGAGAACACAAGATCAAGTTAACCAAGCGTGTAGCGGGATGAATAGACCATTTTCAG gGATTGGTGGTTCTGTTGAGGATAAGGTTGAAATCAATGATGATATAGAGAGTGAAGAAGCAGGAAGTTCCAAAAGATCGTCAG ATTCTCCCCGAGCTATTGGAGGAAAAACAGAAGCTTTGTTGAGGATGGAAAGTGCTGGATCTCAAGAAGAACCGACTAACCGtggagataaagaagaagaggataagaTGAATATTAATCGAGTTGATCGTTTAGAATCAATGGATGAGAACAACCTCACAACTCTTGCTGTTGTAGCATGTGAAGGCAAAGGTGAATACTTTCCGGAAGGTGAGCCTGATGTTGAGAAGGCTGGACCAAGTGTCTCTTATAGTCGTCATGCcaaagagaaagggaaagaaaaagcTTTATCTGATGAAAACTTTGAGGGTGATGAGAATGACGATGAGAGTTTCGGGAGTGTAGAAAGTTGCAATAGTGCGGGTTTGCTCTCAAGGGGAAAGAAAAGACCAGGGTTTGAGCAACAGCTGATTCTTGGAAGCAAACGGCTCAAAACGCTAAGTCAAGAATGTTTGGGGTCAACTTCAAAGCTCAAGCAAGATAGTTCCTTTATGAATTGGATATCAAACATGACAAAAGGAATCTGGAAAGGTAATGAAGAAGACGATTCTCCTTTTGTAACTCTTACTACCACCACTTCAGATGCTAATGGTCATGGCCATGGCCATGGCCAAGTCAATGTGATTATTGACCAACAAGAACTGAATCCATGCTGTGTGAAGGAAAGCAGCGGATGCAGAAACACTGGTTTCCAGTCTTTTTTCCAGTCTATATATTGTCCGAAGAAACAAAGTCAAGATGCCGTGGAGATGGATATCTCGAATGATGCTAATCCTACTTCTTTGCAGGAACTTCCCTGGATTCCTGAACAATGTGAGATTACCAAAGAGGATCACTTGTCTTTATCTGGTAATGAGATTGGTCCAGTGGCTGAACCCAACATTTCATCAGGAAAAGATGGATTTAATCAGACAAGCGAACCGCTCTCGTCAGAGAACAAACATGAGGATAACAAAGAGCCAAACATCTCTTTGATGCCTCTTAGTAAGTCTAAGCCGAACGAAGAGCCAAAAGTCCGCGGTGAAGCTGATGGGAAGGTTAGTCCGTGTGTAACCAACAGAAACTCTGGTCTTGAAAGTTTGTGGATAAGCAGATTTTCTTCTAAGAGTTCATTCCCTCAGAAAAAGGCCAGTATAACGACTAAAGAGGGCAATGATTCAGCCTCAGACGCAGCTAAAGCCCGTGATTCACAGATAATGCTGGCAGCcgataatgttttaaaacagaACAAGGCGCCCACAGTTTCTCCAATGAGGATAGAGTCTTCAGAAATAATGGCTTCTTTGTTTGCAAGAAAGTTAGAAGCTGTCAAACGTATCATTCCAAGTTCCTTAGCTGAGAACGCAGACGAGGAACAGATGAATCTAATTTGTTTCTACTGCGGTAAAAAGGGTCACTGTTTACGAGATTGTCTGGAAGTAACTGATATTGAGCTCAGAGATCTAGTACAGAACATAACTGCTCGgaatagaagagaagaagtgtCAAGCCTATGCATTAGATGTTTTCAGCTAAGTCACTGGGCTGCAACATGCCCGAATGCTCCACTGTATAGTTCAGGAGTAGAAGATAAAGCGATAAAGCACGCTTTAGCTTCTACCTCTGGCTCAAAGCTGCTGCCCTTAACTGGTTTCACAGACGTACCAAAAGCAGTCTTTGACGCTGTTCAAGTTCTTCGCTTGACCCGCACACACGTTCTCAA ATGGCTAAATACCAAGAAGACTGTATCGGGTCTTGAAGGGTTCTTCTTGCGGTTAAGGCTCGGGAAATGGGAAGAAGGGCTTGGTGGAACAGGGTACTACGTAGCCCGCATAGATG GGGCCACAGAGGTGCAAAGCTCAAGGAAACATTCAGAGAGTAGCTCGATTTCAGTTAAGGTTAAAGGGATGACTTGCCTTGTTGAGTCTCAGTTTATCTCAAACCATGACTTTCTTGag GAGGAGTTGAAGGTGTGGTGGCGGAGCGTCGAGAAAAGTACCGGTAGAAGCGGCGATGGCATCCCGTCGGCAGAGGAACTTATTCGGAAAATTCAGCAGAGAAAGATGTTAGGCTTTTAG
- the LOC104771512 gene encoding 40S ribosomal protein S15-5, whose amino-acid sequence MVDVEPEVAAAGIVKKRTFKKFSFRGVDLDALLDMSTEDLVKHFSARIRRRFSRGLNRKPMALIKKLRKAKLEAPAGEKPAAVRTHLNMIIVPEMIGSIIGVYNGKTFNQVEIKPEMIGHYLAEFSISYKPVKHGRPGVGATNSSRFIPLK is encoded by the exons ATG GTGGATGTCGAACCAGAGGTTGCTGCGGCTGGAATCGTGAAAAAGAGAACGTTCAAGAAATTCTCTTTCAGAGGAGTCGATCTCGATGCTCTTCTCGACATGTCAACCGAAGATCTTGTCAAGCATTTCAGTGCCCGTATCCGGAGAAG GTTCTCTAGAGGATTGAACAGGAAACCTATGGCTTTGATCAAGAAACTGCGCAAAGCG AAATTAGAGGCACCAGCTGGTGAGAAGCCAGCAGCAGTGAGAACACATTTAAACATGATCATTGTGCCTGAAATGATTGGAAGCATCATCGGTGTTTACAACGGAAAGACTTTTAACCAAGTCGAGATTAAACCGGAGATGATTGGACATTACTTGGCTGAGTTCTCAATCTCATACAAACCGGTTAAGCACGGTAGGCCTGGTGTTGGTGCTACCAATTCCTCCAGGTTTATCCCTCTCAAGTGA
- the LOC104771513 gene encoding transcription factor bHLH92-like, translating into MDDFFLDTVCQEEDNLWDLIADDISVYDDKSVSSVPNRSAFRPYVKGTEPLLMSSSKVNVKKRMVNLLRKNWEEKRNAVAPEKERCRRHMLKERTRREKQKQSYLALHSLLPYATKNDKNTIVEKAVDEIVKLQRLKKELERKIKMIEAKSAKDGHNDMTETKVRFSLQKPLSGLDSMVEVLHCLKSMGTKLKTVHANFSPHEFSTTMNIETQIRGEEVEKRVERRLQENEWKFLFLS; encoded by the exons atggatgaCTTCTTTCTTGATAcggtttgtcaagaagaagacaACTTATGGGATCTAATCGCCGATGACATTTCCGTTTACGATGACAAAAGCGTCAGTAGTGTACCGAACAGAAGTGCCTTTAGGCCATACGTGAAGGGCACGGAACCTTTGTTGATGTCTTCATCGAAAGTGAACGTGAAGAAGAGAATGGTGAATTTGCTGAGAAAGAATTGGGAGGAGAAGAGAAACGCGGTTGCGCCAGAGAAAGAAAGGTGCCGGCGACATATGTTAAAAGAAAGAACtagaagagagaaacaaaaacagagttacTTAGCTCTCCATTCTCTACTACCATATGCCACTAAG aATGACAAAAATACGATTGTTGAAAAAGCTGTGGATGAGATTGTGAAAttacaaagattaaaaaaagaactAGAGAGAAAAATTAAGATGATTGAGGCAAAATCAGCAAAGGATGGTCATAATGATATGACTGAAACAAAGGTTAGGTTTAGTCTACAAAAACCTTTGTCTGGACTTGATTCAATGGTAGAAGTTCTTCATTGTCTTAAATCAATGGGGACAAAACTCAAAACTGTCCACGCCAATTTCTCTCCTCACGAGTTCTCTACAACCATGAACATCGAGACTCAG ATAAGAGGAGAAGAGGTGGAAAAGAGAGTGGAGAGAAGACTCCAAGAAAATGAATGGAAATTTCTGTTTCTCTCATaa
- the LOC104771514 gene encoding lactosylceramide 4-alpha-galactosyltransferase-like produces MQARIPIFAIYAISVLVLFLLFIESPKSVVPDNNSPFKRGLPLSRTADPVTMSSSSTTVVDSNHNEEEELDPLVPPRKAGKKERIEWFRRKLPELEILKSTSKSKRFHSRVLDLYKNNCSAQFFMVWLSPAKTFGPREMLAVDTLFTTNPGACLAILSNSLDSPRGYTILKPLFDRGFNLIAVTIDIPFLVKNTPAEAWLKRLKSGRMDPGSIPLFMNLSDLTRLAVLYKYGGVYLDTDIIFLDDITRLRNAIGAQSMDPKTKTWSRLNNAVMVFDIYHPLMREFLHEYSTTFDGNIWGHNSPYLVSRVITRLGNKPGYNFTIFPPDAFYPVNWINMPKLFKKPATRKEVQWVEKTVQDMSKGSYMIHLWNKVTRKTKIEEGSVMYNLISTHCTVCKNIKNSHILSKQTQGF; encoded by the exons ATGCAAGCAAGGATACCTATATTCGCAATCTATGCGATTTCTGTACTcgtgttgtttcttctcttcattgAATCTCCAAAATCTGTTGTTCCTGACAACAACTCACCGTTCAAACGAGGCTTGCCTCTCTCCAGAACCGCTGACCCCGTGACaatgagtagtagta GTACCACAGTTGTGGACTCAAACCATAACGAAGAGGAGGAGTTAGATCCGTTGGTACCTCCTCGTAAAGCTggcaagaaagagagaattgaATGGTTCAGAAGAAAGCTACCTGAGCTGGAGATACTGAAATCGACTAGCAAGAGCAAGAGATTCCATTCAAGAGTTTTGGATCTGTACAAGAATAATTGCTCTGCTCAGTTCTTTATGGTTTGGCTTTCTCCTGCAAAAACCTTTGGACCAAGAGAGATGTTAGCTGTTGACACTCTCTTCACCACCAATCCTGGCGCATGCTTGGCGATTTTGTCCAACTCCTTAGACTCCCCTAGAGGATACACCATCCTTAAACCATTGTTTGATCGAGGCTTCAACCTTATTGCTGTAACCATAGATATCCCGTTCCTCGTCAAGAACACTCCTGCTGAAGCTTGGCTGAAAAGACTAAAGAGTGGCCGCATGGATCCTGGTTCTATCCCCTTGTTCATGAATCTCTCTGACCTAACAAGACTGGCGGTGCTCTACAAATACGGAGGAGTATATCTAGACACAGACatcatcttccttgatgatatAACAAGATTGAGAAACGCTATTGGAGCACAGAGCATGGATCCGAAAACAAAGACATGGTCAAGACTAAACAATGCAGTGATGGTCTTTGACATCTACCATCCGCTTATGCGAGAATTCTTACACGAGTATTCCACAACTTTCGACGGAAACATATGGGGACACAACAGCCCTTACCTAGTCTCTAGAGTCATCACAAGATTAGGAAACAAACCTGGATACAACTTCACAATCTTTCCACCAGATGCTTTCTATCCAGTGAATTGGATCAACATGCCAAAGCTTTTCAAGAAACCAGCAACCAGAAAAGAAGTACAATGGGTAGAGAAGACGGTACAGGACATGAGCAAAGGGAGTTACATGATACATCTATGGAACAAAGTCACAAGGAAGACTAAGATTGAAGAAGGAAGCGTCATGTACAATCTCATCTCCACTCACTGCACAGTctgcaaaaacatcaaaaactctCATATACTGTCTAAACAGACACAAGGGTTCTAG